The Pedobacter ginsengisoli region GAGCGGACAAAGAAGAGTTATTTTGGTGATGCAGCTAAGGTGGTGGGCAAATATATTGAACTGGACAATGTGAATTACCGTGTAATAGGAGTTGTAAAAGGGGTGCCAAGAACCAACAGAAATTTCTTTGGTGATATATATCTGCCTTACACAGTTTCCAAAACGAAGAATGAGGATCAGGGGCTGATGGGTAATTTTGGAGTTGCACTGGTTGGTAAATCTAAAGCAGACTTGCCCGCAATGCGTTCGGAATATGAAAAGATGCTAAGCAAAGTTCCCCGCGAAAAGGATTATGATAAGCTGTATGCCCATGCAGACGGTGCCATGGAGGGCCTTTCACGTAATTTATTTGGTAATGATGATTCAGCTGGTTTTGGGAAAATGACAGCCATTTTAAGTGGCGTGGTGCTGTTATTTATGCTTCTGCCAACCATTAATCTGGTAAATATCAATATTACACGGATCATGGAAAGATCTTCAGAGATTGGTGTAAGGAAGGCTTTTGGGGCATCTTCAAAGACGCTGGTTTATCAATTCCTGATTGAAAATATTATCCTTACCCTACTTGGAGGAATTCTTGGGGTGGTCTTTTCGTTTATTGCCATTTATGTTTTCAACCAGTCGGGCTTTACGCCGGATTTTGAAGGTTCACTCAATTTCACCGTCCTGTCCATTGGGCTGGGGCTCTGTCTTATATTCGGACTGATGTCTGGTGTATATCCAGCCTGGCGCATGTCAAGGCTCAATGTGGTGGCAGCGTTGAAGGTCAATTAATTATGTTTTTATTTATATAACAAGACATTATCATGTTCAGACATTTATTTAAGTTGATATGGAACAAAAGGAAGCAAAATATCCTGTTCCTTTCCGAGATTTTGGTCTCCTTTCTGGTTATTTTTTCCATATCTTCTATGCTGGTATATTACTACCTCAATTACAGAAAGCCAACTGGTTTTGAGTACGAAAAGGTTTGGGCTATATACTATAGTAATCCGTTAAAAACAAAGGATAAAGATACGTTGGCAACATTCTTTGGCCAGGTAAGATCAACCCTTAGTGCTTTGCCGCAAATTAAGGAAGTGTCGTTTACCGGCAGTAATTTTCCGTACGCAAACAGTAATTCCACTTCAGGTTTTACTTACCAGGGAAAAAAATACAACCGCATCAATTATTTTCAGGTAGACCAGAACTATGATAAAGCGCTGTCTGCAAAAATGGTGGAAGGAAGATGGTTCAATAAAGAAGATGGCATTATGAAAAGCAATCTGATTGTGATCAATGCTACATTAAAGGAAAATATGTTTGGTACTCAGCCGGCCGTGGGCAAGCTCATTGGCGACGACGAGGACAAGAATAAATCAAAGATCGTTGGGGTAATTGAAGATATTAAAACAGGTGGTGATTACTATCCTGCCGGACCGGGTATGTATAAAATGCTTGATTCGGCTTCGTACGAATGGATTAGTGTCATCCTGATTAAGGTTACGGATAATGCAGATGCTGTCTTTGAAAGCAGTTTATCTAAACTGATGGCAAAGAGTATTCCTAATTCAAATATTGGGATTAGTCACCTGACCAATCTACGGGAATCTAAAAATGCGGATACCGTTATTCCGGTTGTTATCTGTAGTACTATTGCTGGGTTCCTGATCATCAATGTGGCACTGGGCTTATTTGGTGTACTCTGGTATAATATCAATCAGCGTAGGGGAGAGATCGGTCTGCGTAGGGCAATTGGTGCCAGCGGGTCATCTGTAGCCTCACAACTCGTTACTGAATCTTTATTTTTAGCTACATTATCGCTCATACTTGGGTCTTTTTTTGCAATCCAGTTCCCATTGCTGAATGTATTTGATTTACCGTCAGCAGTATATTTGATTGCCCTTTTATTGTCTGTACTCTTCATTTATATACTGGTTATTTTATGTTCTCTATACCCAGGAAGACAGGCAGCAGCCATACATCCTGCAATTGCATTGCATGAAGAATAATAACTATATTAACTTTGTATATGATCTTGATTGTAGATGACGATATCGCTGTAAGAACCTCGCTGGCATTGCTCCTTGAGAATGCCGGCAATAAGGTGCTTACTGCTGAAAATGGAGATGATGCACTGAGTATCATCAGTGAACAGGCACCTAGTCTCATCATTCTTGACCTTAATTTTTCTATAGATACTTCAGGAAGAGAGGGAATGGAGCTGCTGAGGAATATCAGGTTGCTGAATGCGGGTGTCCCGGTGATTTTGATTACCGGTTGGGCAAGTATTCAGCTTGCGGTTCAGGGTATGAAACTTGGTGCGAATGATTTTATAAATAAGCCATGGAATAATGAACATGTTTTACAGTCAGTTAAAACATTACTTGAGTTAAATATTACTAAGTCAAAGAATAGTAGTCGTATACAGCTGGATAAACAATATGGTTTTAAACAAATTATTGCCGAAGATCCTCAGATGCTGGCTATACTTGAAACGATAGGACAGGTAGCATCAACTGATGCATCAGTACTTATTTTGGGAGAAAGCGGAACAGGAAAGGAACTGATTGCTGAAGCAATACATGAAAATAGTTTGCGCAGGAATAAGCCATTTGTAAAAGTTAACCTTGGAGGAATATCATCATCATTGTTTGAAAGTGAAATGTTCGGTCATGTAAGAGGGGCATTTACAGATGCAAGATTTGATAGAACGGGTAGGTTTGAAATGTCTAACAAAGGAACTATTTTTTTGGATGAAATAGGAGAGCTCGAAGCCAGCAGTCAGGTTAAATTGCTAAGAGTATTGCAAGACAGGACATATGAAGTATTAGGGAGCAGCCGGAGTAAAACTGTGGATGTCAGGGTGGTGTGTGCAACTAATAAAAATTTAAATGAGATGGTCGGTGCGGGCACTTTCAGAGAGGATTTGTTGTATCGCATCAACCTGATCACCATATATTTACCTCCTTTACGTGAACGATCAGGTGATATCCCGTTATTGGTTAATTTCTTTATTAACAATCTTAAAGAAATTTACAACAGACCATTGTTGTCAATATCTGCCATGGCAATGAAGTGGCTTCAGCAATTAGAACTGCCCGGAAATATAAGGCAATTGAAAAATCTGGTTGAACGGACTATTTTAGTGAGTAAAAATAATGAACTGGGTATAGATGATTTTAAAACCCAATTAGAGCTGTCACCCTCAAAAAAAGTGGATGTGCAAATGCCTGGTGTAGGCAGTATTACACTTGAACAGATGGAGGTTGAAATGGTAAAAAGAGCGATGAGCTTTCATCAAAATAAGATTACCAAAGCCGCTGCATCTCTTGGGATAACAAGAAATTCACTATACCGTAGACTTGAGAAGTATCAGATTCCATTTAATGAAGCCGAAGATTAAACTGAATGAAGTTAAAGACCAAGTATATCCTCTTTATTGTTGTTCTTCATCTTGTCTTTTTAGGATTGAGCTATCTTGTTTTGGAGAGCAATAAGATAATTTTTATTATTTCTGAGGTATTAGTTATTGCTTCTGTTGTGATATCAATAGGGCTTTATAAACAGCTTGTAGAACCTTTGGTTTATCTAAAAGAGGGAATTAATGCTATTAATGATCGCGATTTTAATGTTAAGTTTTTACCTACAGGAAAGAAAGAAACGGATGAATTAATAGATGTATACAATCAAATGATGGATGCTTTGAGAGAAGAAAGAACAAAACAGGAAGAACAGCACTTTTTTCTTGAAAAATTGATTCATACTTCGCCTACAGGTATCGTTATACTTGATTATGATGGCAATTTAAAACAGATTAACCCAAAAGCCGAAGAGATACTTGGTGTTAATCCTGAGGTACTTTTAGCCCAGTTTGAACCCCTTAAGCCAGGTGAGCCCAAAACGATAAGAATTGGAAGTTTACATGCCTATAAAGTTCAGAAATCTCACTTTATAGATAGAGGATTTCCCCGGATGTTTGTGATGATTGAAGAGGTAACTGCCGAAATATTTGAGGCAGAAAAGAATGCTTATGGCAAAGTGATCAGAATGATGGCGCATGAAGTAAATAATACTGTAGGCCCGGTGAATTCCATTATAAATATGGCTTTGGATACAGGCGATATGTGGACTTCACCGGATAAATCTTCATTAAAAAATGCAATGCATGTGGCAGTTGCCAGAAATCAGAACCTGAACCTGTTCATGAGAAATTTTGCAGATCTGGTAAAGCTAATGCCTGTAAACAAACTGCAGGTTGATCTTACGGCTTTAATCTATTCTGTCTCGAATTTTATGGGTATCAAAGCAAAGGAAAATGGTGTGAGCTTTGAATTTGACTTGCCTGACGCTCCATTTTACATTTTGGCTGACTTTCAACAATTGGAACAAGTACTGATCAACATTGTTAAGAATGCAATAGAAGCTATTGATGGGAAGGGAATTGTGAAATTTAGCGTTAATACTAAACAAAAGAGGCTTGAAATTAGCGATAATGGCAGGGGTATATCGGAAGATTTAAATGAACAACTATTTAGCCCGTTTTTTAGCACTAAAAAGGATGGGCAGGGTATTGGCCTGACGCTAGTCAGAGAAATATTACTTAATCATGGTTTCTCATTTTCATTAAAAACGGTAATTGAGGGGCAAACGGATTTTGTTATTCAGCTCAGTTAATCAATAATTTACATGCTTTCTTATTTTGCTTTTTCATTTTGATGTCATAACATTTAGTTCGAGACTTTATCCTGACTATTTTAGTATAATATTCAAAAGTTGAGATGTACCTTTGCCGGCATCCTGAGTAGTAGATCTGGTAGATACCATGATTGTATCGGGATTATGGTAAAAAAGTACATAATGAAACATCAATATTTTAAATACATAGGAGTTGTTATTTTACTATTAACATTTGCTTTTGCTTCAAATGCGCAGCAAACTGTTGTAAACGGTACTGTAACAGACGCCACAACTAAAGAAACTTTACCATATGTATCATTTCTAATTACCGGTACAGAAAAAGGTGGCAGAACGGATGCTGATGGCAAATACAGTATCACTATTAATGATAACCATACACAAATTAAATTCAGTTATGTTGGTTATAAATCAGTTATAAAAACTATTACTCCGGGGAAAGAACAAATAGTAAATGTTGAGTTACCCAGCGAAACAACTCAAATGGACGAAGTTGTAATTACCGCAAGTAAAAGGCCAAAATATAAGAATAAAGATAATCCTGCTGTTGAGCTTATTAGAAACGTTATTGCCAACAAATCAAAGAACCGAATGGATCATTACGATTTTGTTGAATATAAGAAGTACGAACGAATGATGTTCTCTATGAGTAATCTTTCTGATAAGTTTAAAAATAAGAGGATATTCCGTAATTATAAATTTTTGTTTCAAGAACAGGATTCTACTAAAATAGGTGGCAAAACCATGCTTCCTGTGTTTCAGCAAGAGAAACTTTCTGATAATTACTTTCGTAAAAGTCCCGAAAAACTTAAGACCATTATTGTAGCTGATAAGCGGGTTAATTTTGATGAACGTTTTATCGATAATCAGGGTTTAACTACCTATTTCGATAGGATGTATCAAGATATAGATATCTACGACAACAATATTTCGGTAGTAAGTAATCAATTGCTAAGTCCAATTGCCGATGGCGCACCTACGTTCTATAAGTTCTTTATAACAGACACCATTCAAAATCATAATCCAAAACTGGTAGAGCTTTCTTTCATGCCAAGAAATAACACTGACCTTTTATTTGAAGGTAAGCTTTACATCACACTTGATGGAAATTATGCTGTTCAGAATGCATATCTTACTGTAAATAAGGATATCAATTTGAATTTTGTGAGGGCATTAGAAGCAAAGCTAGATTTTGAGCAGAATCCTGACAAGCGCTACCATCTGAGTAAAAGTAACCTGATTGTTGACTTTGGCCTAAGTAAAAAAGGCGGTACTGGATTTACTGGCGAAAGAACTGTGAACTTTAAAGACTATCAGATTAATAAACCACATCCTGATACAACATATTATGGGTCTGCAGTGCCGGTAGTTGTGGCTGATGCAGGTAAAAGATCAGAAGAATTTTGGGCCAATAATCGTCCTGAAGCCCTTAGTCCTACAAATTTAAAAGTTTACAGTAATTTAGATACACTACAAACTATTCCATCTTTTAAGAGAACAATGGATGTAGTGACTCTTTTCTTTGCCGGTTATAAAGATTTTGGGCCTTTTGAGATGGGACCAGTAAATACTTTTTATAGCTTTAATAGTGTAGAAGGGTTTCGCCTGCGTTTAGGAGGCAGAACCACCACCGCACTTAGTAAACGTTATTACTTTGAAACGTATGCGGCATATGGTTTTAATGATACCAAATGGAAGTACTTTTTAAGTGGAACTTATTCATTAAACAATAAATCTATATATGCATTTCCGCAGAACTATTTGAGAGCAAGTTTCCAAAGAGATACGAAAATACCAGGTCAGGAACTTCAGTTTGTACAAGAAGATAATTTCTTGTTGTCGTTTAAAAGGGGAGAGAATGACATGATGTTGTATAATGATTTTTATAGATTAGATTATGTACATGAATTTGAAAATCACTTCTCCTATAGTCTCGGGTTACGTAAATGGAATCAAACTCCAGCCGGTTCTTTGTATTTTGCCAATTCAAGTGAGAATAGTTTAATTAAAACAAACTCTATAAGAACATCAGAAATATCTGTTCAGTTAAGGTATGCACCACATGAAAAATTTTATCAGGGCAAGGTTTACCGTACCCCTCTTGTAGACAAGTACCCTATATTTAATTTCAGATACACTGCAGGTATAAAAGGAGTTTTGGGAGGTGAATATAACTATCATAATTTCATGGGAAGTATTGATAAACGTTTTTATCTGTCGCAACTTGGATACACAGATGTAACACTTGAAGGCGCTTACATTGCTGGCAAGGTACCTTTCCCATTGTTATCTATTCACAGGGCAAATCAAACTTATGCTTATCAATTGCAATCGTACAACCTCATGAACTTTCTGGAGTTTGTCAGCGACCATTATGCAAGTATCAATATAGATCAGAATTTTAATGGTTTCTTTTTTAATAAAGTGCCTTTATTAAAAAAACTGAAGCTAAGAGAGGTAATGTCGTTTAAGGCATTGTACGGAGGCTTAAGAAATGAAAATAATCCTGCAGTTAATAACAATGCAATGCAGTTTGTGCTTAATCAGGATGGAGTACCTATAACAAATTCACTAAGCAGAGATCCTTATATTGAGGGTAGTGTTGGTATAGGAAATATCTTTAAATTACTTAGAGTTGATCTTGTAAAACGCTTCACTTACCTGGATAATCCAAATGTTTCTGAGTGGGGAATTCGTGCAAGGGTAAAGTTCGATTTCTAATATACCTTTAAGTATGTAGGGTTATGTTTTTGCGTAACCCAAAAATTCAAGTTCTTCTACCGCTTTTGTTAGATGGGTTTTTCCTCCGGTTAAAACGTAAAGATCGTCGCTGATGTCAATTATGTTTCTAAACATATGGTCAGTAACGAGTAATCCCTTACGATGTTTTTCCTCATTCATCAGTTCCGTAATAGCTTGAATCATTATTGGGCTTAAATGAGAAAACGGTTCATCAAGCATGGCGAATTTAGATTTAGCCTTTAATACAAGATATACTTCAACTAATCTTCGGTTGCCACCAGATAAACTTTTTAAGGAGCTTTTATGGCTCGATTTAAAATCCGGGAAGCGGTTTTCGAATTCAAAAAAGTCCAGATCAAAGTCGTCGAATACTCTTTTTAAAGTTAAAGTTTGTGGTATGAAATTAAACTGAGGAAGATACAGTAGTAAATCAGGCCTCTTATAGGCTGCCTGAACCGTTAAATCGTCAAAGCGAATGGATTTACTGTTAGCGCTTAAATTGCCATAAATAATGTTCATTAAGCATGTTTTACCATTTCCATTTCTGCCGAGCAAACCAGTTATTTTGCCTGTTTCACACTTTAAATAAATATCAGATAAGATCCTTCTTGAACCAAACTCAAGGAATATGCTATCGGCTTCAAGTTTATGGATCATTTAGATACAGAATAAATTAAAAGGGCAATAAAAATGATAAAATCGAAGGTTAGGGTTCCTATCCATAAAGTAAGCTTAGGTATGCCTAAGTTTTGATAGTAATAGAATTCTTTGCTTTTGTAATTATTTATATAATAGATAATTATGCCATAGCTAACCATTTTAAACCAAAATATTAAAGTGAAAGCTTCTGCGCCAAGTTTAAACAGCATGTATGCTGAGACCAGTGTTAATACAAAAGCCGTTGTGAAATAGCTCATGTAAAAAGTAAACATCAGTCTTAATGTTTTAATCTTTAACATATTATCTTTTTATTGCATGATTTGGCGAAATAACTGCTTTAAAATCAATTTATAACACCTTGTTAAATATAATAATAAGTTCCAGGAATACGACTTTTTGACATAGGTAATTGTGTTCCATCATACAATTTCAGGCACTATTTATGTACATAAGCAAGTATAAGAACACGTACCCATGAATATAGAAATTAGAAAATTGACGCTTGAAGATTACAACGACCTTAAGGAATCAATGGAACAGGCTTATGATACACTTGGAGGGCAAATATGGAGCAAACAAACGATTGCTAAACTATTAAAATTATTTCCTGAAGGCCAGTTGTGTATTGCTGTTGATGAGAAAGTAGTGGCCTGTTCATTATCTATTATAGTAGACTATGATGAGTACGGAGATAAACATACCTATCAAATGATAACTGGGAGGTATACATTTTCTACCCATGATCCAAATGGTGATACATTGTATGGAATAGAAATTTTTGTTTCGCCTGAATATCGCGGTTTGCGTTTAGGCCGCAGGCTTTATGAAGCAAGAAAGGAACTTTGTGAAAGCTTAAATTTAAAGAGTATAATTGCTGGCGGACGGATCCCCGGTTATCATGAACATGCTGATACTTTGAGCCCCAGACAATATATTGATAAAGTAAAAGCCAAAGAGCTATATGATTCAACTCTAACGTTTCAACTGTCTAATGACTTTCACGTTAGAAAGGTATTAAAAAACTACCTGCCAGGCGATCATGAATCTAAAGAGTTTGCTACGCTAATTGAGTGGAATAATATTTATTATCAGGGAGTTGATGCCTCGGCGAGATCTGCTAAAACTATTCGTATCGGTTTGGTTCAATGGCAAATGCGTCTTTTTCCTACCATGGATGCTTTTTATGAGCAGGTAGAGTTCTTTGTAGATGCTGTTAGCGGTTATAAATCTGATTTTATCATGTTCCCGGAGCTTTTTAACACACCGCTTCTGCAACCATATAATCACTTGCCTGAAATGGAGGCGATGCGTAAACTCGCAGAACTTACGGAAGAGATTGTTGTTAAAATTCAGGAATATGCTGTATCGTACAATGTGAATATCATTTCGGGCAGTATGCCAATATTGGACGACAATAAGCTATACAATGCCACATACCTTTGCCACAGAAATGGAAAAACAGAAGAATACAGGAAGATACATATTACTCCGAATGAACAGAAATATTATGGTATGGTTGGGGGCGATAAAATCCAGGTATTTGATACCGACTGCGGAAAAGTAGGAATCTTGATTTGTTATGATGTCGAATTTCCTGAGTTAAGCCGCATATATGCCGATCAGGGGATGCAAATATTATTTGTTCCATTTCTTACAGATACTCAAAATGGATACACCAGAGTAAGACGATGTGCACAAGCAAGAGCAATAGAAAACGAATGCTACGTGGCTATTGCAGGGTGTGTGGGTAATTTACCTAAAGTAAACAATATGGATATTCAGTTTGCGCAATCTGCTGTATTTACACCTTCAGACTTTGCTTTTCCTACAAATGCAGTTAAAGCTGAAGCAACACCAAATACAGAAATGATGTTGGTAGTAGATGTTGATCTTCACCTACTTGATGAAATTCATCATTTTGGCACTGTTAGAATACTTAAAGACAGAAGGAATGATCTTTATGAAGTTCGTTTACTTAAATAGATCTGTAAAGGTCCCTTAAGAATTTGCTCAATCAATAAGTATCTTGCGTCCTTCTTTAGCAGATCGCTTAGCTGCCTCCAATATTTTTACCACAATAACGTTATTACTTAGTGATGATAGATCATTTTCGGATTTAATTTCATTTTTTAGCAGTGCAGCAAGATAATTGAGGTGGTTGCTGTAAACCGGCGCCAGGGATTTTACTTCTTCAACCTGATAGCTGGTTCTCTCTTCCTTGGTACGAAGTGTATTTGAGTTTACTGCTTGTATGTATCCCGTCTTTCCAAATACTTCCATGTCTTTAATGCTAAATGGCCAGTTCCATGATGCTTCAATTATGCCGGTTGCCGTCGGATATTCCAGTAATATTGTAGCATCATC contains the following coding sequences:
- a CDS encoding ABC transporter permease, which produces MLKNYFKIAIAVLLRRKFFTFISLFGISFTLTILMTSTALVDNILSASYPDYKRDQMLFVTRMTKKNSKEGWINSSSLSLYFIKRYVSTLKVPDKIAFYSFGNSANSYVNNKKISLEFKFTNDVYWEATEYKFLEGKPYTRQQIDNAEFVAVISERTKKSYFGDAAKVVGKYIELDNVNYRVIGVVKGVPRTNRNFFGDIYLPYTVSKTKNEDQGLMGNFGVALVGKSKADLPAMRSEYEKMLSKVPREKDYDKLYAHADGAMEGLSRNLFGNDDSAGFGKMTAILSGVVLLFMLLPTINLVNINITRIMERSSEIGVRKAFGASSKTLVYQFLIENIILTLLGGILGVVFSFIAIYVFNQSGFTPDFEGSLNFTVLSIGLGLCLIFGLMSGVYPAWRMSRLNVVAALKVN
- a CDS encoding ABC transporter permease; translation: MFRHLFKLIWNKRKQNILFLSEILVSFLVIFSISSMLVYYYLNYRKPTGFEYEKVWAIYYSNPLKTKDKDTLATFFGQVRSTLSALPQIKEVSFTGSNFPYANSNSTSGFTYQGKKYNRINYFQVDQNYDKALSAKMVEGRWFNKEDGIMKSNLIVINATLKENMFGTQPAVGKLIGDDEDKNKSKIVGVIEDIKTGGDYYPAGPGMYKMLDSASYEWISVILIKVTDNADAVFESSLSKLMAKSIPNSNIGISHLTNLRESKNADTVIPVVICSTIAGFLIINVALGLFGVLWYNINQRRGEIGLRRAIGASGSSVASQLVTESLFLATLSLILGSFFAIQFPLLNVFDLPSAVYLIALLLSVLFIYILVILCSLYPGRQAAAIHPAIALHEE
- a CDS encoding sigma-54-dependent transcriptional regulator — its product is MILIVDDDIAVRTSLALLLENAGNKVLTAENGDDALSIISEQAPSLIILDLNFSIDTSGREGMELLRNIRLLNAGVPVILITGWASIQLAVQGMKLGANDFINKPWNNEHVLQSVKTLLELNITKSKNSSRIQLDKQYGFKQIIAEDPQMLAILETIGQVASTDASVLILGESGTGKELIAEAIHENSLRRNKPFVKVNLGGISSSLFESEMFGHVRGAFTDARFDRTGRFEMSNKGTIFLDEIGELEASSQVKLLRVLQDRTYEVLGSSRSKTVDVRVVCATNKNLNEMVGAGTFREDLLYRINLITIYLPPLRERSGDIPLLVNFFINNLKEIYNRPLLSISAMAMKWLQQLELPGNIRQLKNLVERTILVSKNNELGIDDFKTQLELSPSKKVDVQMPGVGSITLEQMEVEMVKRAMSFHQNKITKAAASLGITRNSLYRRLEKYQIPFNEAED
- a CDS encoding sensor histidine kinase; its protein translation is MKLKTKYILFIVVLHLVFLGLSYLVLESNKIIFIISEVLVIASVVISIGLYKQLVEPLVYLKEGINAINDRDFNVKFLPTGKKETDELIDVYNQMMDALREERTKQEEQHFFLEKLIHTSPTGIVILDYDGNLKQINPKAEEILGVNPEVLLAQFEPLKPGEPKTIRIGSLHAYKVQKSHFIDRGFPRMFVMIEEVTAEIFEAEKNAYGKVIRMMAHEVNNTVGPVNSIINMALDTGDMWTSPDKSSLKNAMHVAVARNQNLNLFMRNFADLVKLMPVNKLQVDLTALIYSVSNFMGIKAKENGVSFEFDLPDAPFYILADFQQLEQVLINIVKNAIEAIDGKGIVKFSVNTKQKRLEISDNGRGISEDLNEQLFSPFFSTKKDGQGIGLTLVREILLNHGFSFSLKTVIEGQTDFVIQLS
- a CDS encoding DUF5686 and carboxypeptidase-like regulatory domain-containing protein; the protein is MKHQYFKYIGVVILLLTFAFASNAQQTVVNGTVTDATTKETLPYVSFLITGTEKGGRTDADGKYSITINDNHTQIKFSYVGYKSVIKTITPGKEQIVNVELPSETTQMDEVVITASKRPKYKNKDNPAVELIRNVIANKSKNRMDHYDFVEYKKYERMMFSMSNLSDKFKNKRIFRNYKFLFQEQDSTKIGGKTMLPVFQQEKLSDNYFRKSPEKLKTIIVADKRVNFDERFIDNQGLTTYFDRMYQDIDIYDNNISVVSNQLLSPIADGAPTFYKFFITDTIQNHNPKLVELSFMPRNNTDLLFEGKLYITLDGNYAVQNAYLTVNKDINLNFVRALEAKLDFEQNPDKRYHLSKSNLIVDFGLSKKGGTGFTGERTVNFKDYQINKPHPDTTYYGSAVPVVVADAGKRSEEFWANNRPEALSPTNLKVYSNLDTLQTIPSFKRTMDVVTLFFAGYKDFGPFEMGPVNTFYSFNSVEGFRLRLGGRTTTALSKRYYFETYAAYGFNDTKWKYFLSGTYSLNNKSIYAFPQNYLRASFQRDTKIPGQELQFVQEDNFLLSFKRGENDMMLYNDFYRLDYVHEFENHFSYSLGLRKWNQTPAGSLYFANSSENSLIKTNSIRTSEISVQLRYAPHEKFYQGKVYRTPLVDKYPIFNFRYTAGIKGVLGGEYNYHNFMGSIDKRFYLSQLGYTDVTLEGAYIAGKVPFPLLSIHRANQTYAYQLQSYNLMNFLEFVSDHYASINIDQNFNGFFFNKVPLLKKLKLREVMSFKALYGGLRNENNPAVNNNAMQFVLNQDGVPITNSLSRDPYIEGSVGIGNIFKLLRVDLVKRFTYLDNPNVSEWGIRARVKFDF
- a CDS encoding ATP-binding cassette domain-containing protein, giving the protein MIHKLEADSIFLEFGSRRILSDIYLKCETGKITGLLGRNGNGKTCLMNIIYGNLSANSKSIRFDDLTVQAAYKRPDLLLYLPQFNFIPQTLTLKRVFDDFDLDFFEFENRFPDFKSSHKSSLKSLSGGNRRLVEVYLVLKAKSKFAMLDEPFSHLSPIMIQAITELMNEEKHRKGLLVTDHMFRNIIDISDDLYVLTGGKTHLTKAVEELEFLGYAKT
- a CDS encoding bifunctional GNAT family N-acetyltransferase/carbon-nitrogen hydrolase family protein, which codes for MNIEIRKLTLEDYNDLKESMEQAYDTLGGQIWSKQTIAKLLKLFPEGQLCIAVDEKVVACSLSIIVDYDEYGDKHTYQMITGRYTFSTHDPNGDTLYGIEIFVSPEYRGLRLGRRLYEARKELCESLNLKSIIAGGRIPGYHEHADTLSPRQYIDKVKAKELYDSTLTFQLSNDFHVRKVLKNYLPGDHESKEFATLIEWNNIYYQGVDASARSAKTIRIGLVQWQMRLFPTMDAFYEQVEFFVDAVSGYKSDFIMFPELFNTPLLQPYNHLPEMEAMRKLAELTEEIVVKIQEYAVSYNVNIISGSMPILDDNKLYNATYLCHRNGKTEEYRKIHITPNEQKYYGMVGGDKIQVFDTDCGKVGILICYDVEFPELSRIYADQGMQILFVPFLTDTQNGYTRVRRCAQARAIENECYVAIAGCVGNLPKVNNMDIQFAQSAVFTPSDFAFPTNAVKAEATPNTEMMLVVDVDLHLLDEIHHFGTVRILKDRRNDLYEVRLLK